A segment of the Gammaproteobacteria bacterium genome:
CGCGCAGGACGAAGAATCGGCGCGCGCGTATGCCCGCGGGCTGGTGGTGCGCGATGTGCCGGGGCGTCTGAGCAACTGGCGCAGTGAGGAGAATCTGTCGGAATATCTGGCACGCAAAGACGTGGTGGGGCTGGCGGGTATCGACACCCGGCGTCTGACGCGCCTGTTGCGCGAGCAGGGTGCACAGAGCGGCTGCGTCATGGCCGGTGATGTAGACGCGGAGGCCGCGGTCGCGGCCGCGCGCGAATTTCCCGGAATACAGGGCATGGATGTCGTCGAAGAGGTCAGCACGGACAAGCCTTACGAATGGGCCGAAGGCGCGTGGGTGCTGGAAGCGACGGACTTCGCGCAGCGCAAGGCGCGTGAGCCGGAATTTCACGTGGTGGCTTACGATTATGGTGTCAAACGCAATATCCTTCGGATACTGACCGATCACGGCTGCCGCATCACCGTGGTGCCGGCGCAGATGCCAGCCGCTGAGGTGCTGGAGATGAAACCGGACGGCGTGTTTCTCTCCAATGGCCCCGGCGATCCGGAACCTTGCGAATACGCAATCGAAGCCATCCGCATAGTCGTTGACGCCGGCATGCCGACTTTCGGAATCTGCTTGGGCCATCAGTTGCTGGGTCTGGCCTGCGGCGGGCGTACCAAGAAGATGAAGTTCGGTCATCATGGCGCCAATCATCCCGTGCTGGATCTCAAGAGTGGGCGCGTGATGATCAGCAGCCAGAACCACGGTTTCGAGGTCAGCGAGGACAGCCTGCCCGACAACGTTACGGTTACGCACCGCTCCTTGTTCGACCATACCAATCAGGGCATCGAATACAATGACAAACCCGCGTTCGGCTTCCAGGGCCACCCGGAGGCGAGTCCCGGCCCGCAGGACGTGCGCCCGCTGTTCGAACATTTTATAGAGCT
Coding sequences within it:
- the carA gene encoding glutamine-hydrolyzing carbamoyl-phosphate synthase small subunit, whose protein sequence is MTKKPALLALQDGSLFRGHSIGADGMAVGEVVFNTAMSGYQEILTDPSYAKQIVTLTYPHIGNVGANAQDEESARAYARGLVVRDVPGRLSNWRSEENLSEYLARKDVVGLAGIDTRRLTRLLREQGAQSGCVMAGDVDAEAAVAAAREFPGIQGMDVVEEVSTDKPYEWAEGAWVLEATDFAQRKAREPEFHVVAYDYGVKRNILRILTDHGCRITVVPAQMPAAEVLEMKPDGVFLSNGPGDPEPCEYAIEAIRIVVDAGMPTFGICLGHQLLGLACGGRTKKMKFGHHGANHPVLDLKSGRVMISSQNHGFEVSEDSLPDNVTVTHRSLFDHTNQGIEYNDKPAFGFQGHPEASPGPQDVRPLFEHFIELMRDSGLGTRDAEKSK